Genomic segment of Myxococcus xanthus:
CCAGCATGTCGGTGCCGGATTTGGCGGCGAAGTACCTGGAGCTGTACGGCGAGCCCACGCGCAGCCGCAACCGGGACTACCTGAAGAAGCGCCTGGCCTTCCGGATTCAGGAATTGGCCGAAGGGAGCCTCTCCACGCGCGCCGTCGCACGCATTTCGGAGTTGGGCGACAAGCTGCCCGAGCGGTGGCGGATGCGACAGGTGGAGGAGACGAAGCCCTCCGAGTCGCCTCCTCCAGCCGCTGTGGACGGGCGCGCAGCCGCTGCGGACGGGCGCGACGTGCGCCTGCCGCCGCCGGGCACGGTGCTGACGCGAGTATTCAAAGGCGCTCAGCACCGGGTGACGGTGCGCGAGGAGGGAATCGAATACGAGGGGCAGCTTCACCGCAGCCTCTCCAGCGTGGCCAAGCTGATTACAGGCACGGCCTGGAATGGCTTCACCTTCTTCGGCCTTAAGGACGGCAGCCCGAAGGCGGTGACGCGATGAGCGGACCCGCCTTCTTCCAAACGTACATGGGCCAGCGCTTCTATGAGACGACGATGCCGCAGCTCGTCCGCCAACTAGGGCGTCTCAACGACAACGTGGAGCGGCTGGTGGCCGTCGCGGAGCAGCTCGCCGGGCAGAAGGAGGCCTCGAGCGCCGAGCCGGCACGCCCGA
This window contains:
- a CDS encoding DUF2924 domain-containing protein, with protein sequence MAKKGIARAARKELADVPRQLAALASMSVPDLAAKYLELYGEPTRSRNRDYLKKRLAFRIQELAEGSLSTRAVARISELGDKLPERWRMRQVEETKPSESPPPAAVDGRAAAADGRDVRLPPPGTVLTRVFKGAQHRVTVREEGIEYEGQLHRSLSSVAKLITGTAWNGFTFFGLKDGSPKAVTR